A window of Mucilaginibacter paludis DSM 18603 contains these coding sequences:
- a CDS encoding sugar kinase, translating to MISKVLCFGELLLRVSPASLDADAEKHPFYLYMGGAEANVATALAGWNVPVKYCTVLPDNFMSRHVIDYLEYKGIFTSSILFAGNRIGIYYLERGADLKGSMVYDRDRSSFSELKPGMIDWDKILRDVSWFNFTAISPALNQNVADVCLEALEAASRKKITISVDLNYRSRLWKYGKQPIEIMPKLVEHCDVVMGNIWSANSLLGTTIDEHIHDKRSKQAYLDHAEATSLEMMRRFPKCKTVANTFRFDSDKDDLKYYTALYTQGKPYHSHEFSCSGVVDRSGSGDCFMAGLIYGLYNNHEPQELLNYATAAAFGKLQEQGDATGQDVLTVKKVKATD from the coding sequence GTGATAAGTAAAGTTTTGTGTTTCGGTGAATTATTGCTGCGCGTTTCACCCGCGTCGTTAGATGCTGACGCCGAAAAACATCCCTTTTATTTATACATGGGCGGTGCCGAGGCTAACGTGGCCACGGCTTTGGCCGGATGGAATGTTCCGGTAAAATATTGTACTGTTTTACCGGACAATTTCATGTCTCGCCATGTGATCGATTATCTGGAGTATAAAGGCATTTTCACCTCGTCTATTTTGTTTGCCGGTAACCGGATAGGGATCTATTACCTGGAACGTGGTGCCGACTTAAAGGGCAGCATGGTTTATGATCGTGATCGCTCTTCCTTTTCGGAACTCAAGCCCGGCATGATTGATTGGGATAAAATATTGCGCGATGTATCGTGGTTTAATTTTACGGCCATCAGCCCAGCGCTTAATCAAAACGTTGCGGATGTTTGCTTAGAAGCCCTGGAAGCTGCCTCACGCAAAAAGATCACCATCTCGGTGGATTTAAATTACCGTTCGCGCTTATGGAAATATGGTAAACAGCCTATTGAAATAATGCCCAAATTGGTTGAGCATTGCGATGTGGTAATGGGCAACATCTGGAGTGCCAACAGCTTATTGGGTACCACCATAGACGAGCATATCCATGATAAGCGAAGCAAGCAGGCTTACCTTGACCACGCCGAAGCTACATCCTTAGAGATGATGCGCCGATTCCCTAAATGTAAAACGGTTGCCAACACCTTTAGGTTTGACAGTGATAAAGATGACTTGAAATACTATACCGCCCTGTATACCCAGGGGAAACCGTATCACTCGCACGAGTTTAGCTGCTCGGGCGTTGTTGATCGCTCCGGAAGCGGCGATTGTTTTATGGCGGGCCTTATATACGGCCTGTATAACAATCACGAACCACAAGAATTACTCAACTATGCCACAGCAGCGGCTTTTGGTAAATTACAGGAACAAGGCGACGCTACCGGCCAGGATGTGCTTACCGTAAAAAAAGTAAAGGCAACTGATTAA
- a CDS encoding TIGR01777 family oxidoreductase codes for MNKKVVLAGGTGFVGQFLAAQLRDSGYQVLIISRQPGHIQWQDDKAIMEALNNADMLINLAGKSVNCRYNDQNKAEIFSSRLQTTKILGEAILKCSNPPELWINSSTGTIYRHAEDRAMTESTGEIGGGFSVDVATQWEQMFFSFNTPRTRQVALRMAIVLGKAGGVMGPFKNLVKFGLGGKQGNGRQKFSWIHIKDVLNIILFIKNNSQLAGVVNCSSPNPVDNQKLMQTLRESMNMKFGLPSPVWLLKMGAVLIKTETELILKSRWVIPERLTAAGFQFEYPDIKSAITNLLK; via the coding sequence ATGAATAAGAAAGTCGTTTTAGCTGGGGGAACTGGCTTTGTTGGCCAGTTTTTGGCTGCGCAATTGCGCGATAGTGGTTATCAGGTTTTGATCATCTCCCGGCAACCAGGCCATATCCAATGGCAGGATGATAAAGCGATAATGGAAGCTCTGAATAATGCCGACATGCTGATCAACCTTGCAGGCAAATCCGTTAATTGCAGGTATAATGATCAAAACAAGGCCGAGATTTTTAGTTCGAGATTGCAAACTACCAAAATATTGGGCGAGGCTATATTAAAGTGCAGCAACCCGCCCGAGCTCTGGATTAATTCAAGCACAGGCACCATTTACAGGCATGCCGAGGATAGGGCCATGACGGAGAGCACCGGCGAAATTGGGGGCGGTTTTTCGGTAGATGTAGCCACACAGTGGGAGCAGATGTTTTTTTCGTTCAATACGCCACGCACACGGCAGGTTGCCTTGCGGATGGCTATTGTACTGGGTAAAGCAGGAGGGGTGATGGGGCCATTTAAAAACCTGGTGAAATTTGGCCTGGGTGGCAAACAAGGCAATGGCAGGCAAAAATTCAGCTGGATCCATATCAAGGATGTGTTGAATATCATTCTTTTTATTAAAAACAATAGTCAACTTGCGGGGGTAGTTAATTGTTCATCGCCAAATCCGGTTGATAATCAAAAGTTGATGCAAACCCTGCGCGAAAGTATGAATATGAAATTCGGCCTGCCTTCGCCGGTATGGCTACTTAAAATGGGTGCTGTATTGATCAAAACGGAAACAGAACTGATCTTAAAAAGCCGTTGGGTAATACCCGAAAGGTTAACGGCGGCTGGGTTTCAATTTGAATATCCAGACATTAAATCGGCTATAACAAATTTGCTGAAATAA
- a CDS encoding YhcH/YjgK/YiaL family protein: MIIDKLAEADKYYSLHKNYQVAFEYLKAQDLLNLEVGKYEIADGVVAFVTDKEGVTPEVAAGKFECHNKNIDIQLCIRGTETIAWRPRTDCIDPRGEYNDEKDVLFYNDAADTTFKLKGGQFAIFYPEDVHAPMMGEGLIKKLVVKVRIA; encoded by the coding sequence ATGATTATAGATAAATTAGCAGAAGCTGATAAATATTACAGCCTGCATAAAAACTACCAGGTAGCATTTGAATACCTGAAGGCTCAGGATTTACTTAACCTGGAAGTTGGCAAATACGAAATTGCCGATGGTGTTGTGGCTTTTGTAACCGATAAGGAAGGTGTTACTCCCGAGGTTGCGGCAGGCAAGTTTGAGTGCCATAATAAAAATATCGATATTCAATTATGTATCCGCGGTACCGAAACCATCGCATGGAGACCCCGCACAGATTGTATTGACCCCAGAGGCGAATATAACGACGAGAAAGACGTGCTGTTTTACAACGACGCTGCCGATACCACCTTCAAATTAAAAGGCGGTCAGTTTGCCATTTTTTATCCAGAAGATGTTCACGCGCCAATGATGGGCGAGGGGCTGATCAAAAAATTAGTAGTAAAAGTAAGGATAGCATAA
- a CDS encoding NADP-dependent glyceraldehyde-3-phosphate dehydrogenase — translation MSFEDQLKSLFIEESQIPQEFQLGEEVHQREYLSNGEMKKWDGPVSEVYSPVCFPGPDGLKRKLIGSYPLGTEKEAMEALDAATAAYDNGRGEWPTLSVADRIACVEQFTFKMLEQRDKVIKLIMWEIGKSIADSTKEFDRTVEYINLTIDALKDIDRQSSRFEIEQGIVAQSRRSPLGVVLCMGPFNYPLNETFTTLIPALIMGNTILFKPPKHGTLVHYPLLEAFRDCFPKGVVNTVYGRGANTVPGLMQSGKINVLTLIGSSKVANELKKMHPKVNRLRAILSLDAKNAAIVTKSADLQMAVTEIVLGSLSFNGQRCTALKITFVHKDIVDEFLELLSAEISKLKLGMPWLKGVNITPLAEPQKPEYLKECIEDAQAHGGKVINDHGGATAASLVFPAIVYPVNSQMKLYREEQFGPIIPVVPYESIEEPIQYQIDSVHGQQVSIFSNDAKEISALIDPFVNLVSRVNINSQCQRGPDVFPFTGRKDSAEGTLSVVDALRSFSIRSLVATKLNETNKQLLNEIVNNHDSNFLSTKYIF, via the coding sequence ATGAGTTTTGAAGATCAACTAAAATCCTTATTTATTGAGGAAAGCCAGATCCCGCAGGAATTTCAATTGGGTGAGGAGGTTCACCAAAGGGAATATCTGAGCAACGGCGAAATGAAAAAATGGGATGGGCCGGTGAGCGAAGTATATTCGCCGGTATGTTTCCCGGGACCCGACGGTTTAAAAAGAAAGCTGATTGGAAGTTATCCCTTAGGTACCGAAAAAGAAGCCATGGAAGCGCTTGACGCTGCAACCGCCGCCTATGATAACGGCCGCGGCGAATGGCCAACCCTGAGCGTTGCCGACCGCATTGCCTGTGTGGAACAGTTTACCTTTAAAATGCTGGAACAGCGCGATAAGGTAATTAAGTTAATTATGTGGGAGATTGGCAAATCCATTGCTGATTCTACCAAAGAATTTGACCGCACCGTTGAGTACATCAATCTAACAATTGATGCCTTAAAGGACATTGACCGTCAATCCTCACGTTTTGAAATTGAGCAAGGCATTGTTGCGCAATCGCGCCGCTCGCCTTTAGGTGTGGTATTATGTATGGGCCCATTCAACTATCCATTGAACGAAACCTTCACTACCCTGATACCCGCCCTGATTATGGGAAACACCATACTGTTTAAACCACCAAAGCATGGTACCTTAGTACATTACCCGCTATTGGAAGCCTTTAGAGATTGTTTCCCCAAAGGTGTAGTGAATACGGTGTATGGCCGTGGTGCCAACACCGTACCGGGACTGATGCAATCGGGCAAAATTAATGTACTTACGCTGATCGGTTCGAGCAAGGTGGCCAATGAACTTAAAAAAATGCACCCTAAGGTTAACCGCCTGCGTGCCATTTTAAGTTTAGATGCCAAAAATGCCGCTATTGTAACCAAAAGCGCTGATTTGCAAATGGCTGTTACCGAAATCGTTTTGGGCTCGCTATCCTTTAACGGACAAAGGTGTACCGCATTGAAGATCACTTTTGTACATAAAGACATCGTTGACGAATTTTTGGAATTGCTTAGTGCGGAAATCAGCAAGCTAAAATTAGGGATGCCCTGGCTTAAAGGCGTTAACATTACTCCTTTAGCAGAGCCACAAAAACCCGAATACCTTAAAGAGTGCATTGAAGACGCCCAAGCTCACGGGGGTAAGGTAATTAACGATCATGGTGGAGCTACCGCTGCATCGTTAGTGTTCCCGGCCATTGTATATCCGGTAAACAGCCAAATGAAATTGTATCGCGAAGAGCAGTTTGGCCCCATCATCCCGGTTGTGCCTTATGAATCTATTGAAGAGCCTATCCAGTACCAGATTGATTCTGTACATGGCCAGCAGGTTAGTATCTTCAGTAATGATGCGAAAGAAATTTCGGCCCTGATAGATCCTTTTGTTAACCTGGTGAGCCGTGTAAACATCAACAGCCAATGCCAGCGCGGCCCTGATGTGTTTCCGTTCACCGGCCGCAAAGATAGCGCCGAAGGTACATTATCTGTTGTAGATGCCTTGCGTAGCTTTTCTATCCGCTCATTGGTGGCTACCAAGCTTAACGAAACCAATAAGCAACTGCTTAACGAAATAGTTAATAATCATGATTCGAATTTTTTAAGTACCAAGTATATTTTTTAA
- a CDS encoding DUF6515 family protein, which yields MKTTLKYLTSVLLTVIFSLSIHSLTYAQRGGGSRGGGGGGFHGGGGGGFHSGGGGFHSGGSFGGNRGSFSGGQRPSVQGNANSGPRANAVPQANGGSRSYANPGSNYRSQQRAYAGVSRGYNHGGYYRGGYRGGFHHYYGGGYYNRFYAPRIGLRINVLPYGYYPFFYGDDQFYYNNGLFYQQYDDGGSSYTVVAPPMGAVVPQLPEDAKSITIDGQQYYELNGVYYQPVTNDDGSVAYKIVGKDGELNTDQNGDQNQDGSYTPDSNTSN from the coding sequence ATGAAAACTACATTAAAATATTTAACATCCGTTTTATTAACAGTTATTTTCTCTCTTTCAATACACTCGTTAACTTACGCCCAGCGGGGTGGAGGCTCTCGCGGTGGCGGCGGAGGAGGGTTCCATGGCGGGGGTGGCGGAGGCTTCCATAGCGGTGGCGGCGGTTTCCATAGCGGCGGTTCTTTTGGCGGAAACCGGGGCTCTTTTTCAGGTGGACAAAGGCCTTCAGTTCAAGGAAATGCAAATAGCGGCCCAAGAGCAAATGCGGTACCGCAAGCCAATGGCGGCTCGAGGTCTTATGCTAACCCGGGTTCAAATTACAGGAGCCAGCAACGTGCCTATGCGGGAGTATCAAGGGGTTATAACCATGGTGGCTATTACCGCGGTGGATACCGTGGCGGCTTCCATCATTATTATGGTGGCGGTTATTACAACAGGTTTTATGCTCCACGCATAGGTTTAAGAATTAATGTATTGCCTTATGGCTACTACCCCTTCTTTTATGGTGACGACCAGTTTTATTATAACAATGGCCTGTTTTATCAGCAATATGACGATGGCGGTAGCTCTTATACTGTAGTAGCTCCACCAATGGGTGCAGTAGTGCCACAATTACCAGAGGATGCCAAGAGCATTACCATTGACGGCCAGCAATACTATGAACTAAACGGGGTATACTATCAACCGGTTACCAACGATGATGGCTCAGTTGCCTACAAAATTGTTGGGAAAGACGGTGAGTTAAATACCGATCAAAATGGTGATCAAAACCAGGACGGATCTTATACTCCGGACAGTAATACTTCTAATTAA
- a CDS encoding MFS transporter — MTEAKLGRYRWTIAALLLFSTTINYMDRQVVSYLKEYFCTPVEQGGFGWTNIDYGNLISWFTFFYAFVTIISGWVIDKIGTKLGLALSLITWSSFGILNAFVGRTVALNIAVRSLFGIGEAGNFPASIKTVAEWFPKKERALATGIFNSGSNIGAMVASLFVPWCMLYFGPALGWKMAFILTGAIGFIWLIFWFILYDAPSKHKFLTKQEYDYIHSDDVVVHVAPSEDVSLLEDKAKVSWFKLLRYPQTWAFFVGKFMTDGVWWFLLFWLPDYLKKQFGMNTHDVRWPTFIVYGIAILGSVYGGRIPMLFMNRGMEAYKARMRSMLIIAVLPLALLSTQYFGDKARFGDNASLLAIAVICLGAAAHQAWSANLFTTVSDMFPKIAVGSVTGIGGAAGGLGGVLIQQLAGRLTQHYIETPQTAYLIMFCTCALAYVIAWSVMKILVPKFSPISSEELL; from the coding sequence ATGACCGAAGCTAAATTGGGAAGATACAGGTGGACCATTGCCGCCTTGCTTCTCTTTTCTACTACAATTAACTACATGGACCGCCAGGTGGTTAGTTATTTGAAGGAGTACTTTTGTACTCCCGTTGAGCAGGGCGGATTTGGCTGGACTAACATTGACTACGGAAATCTGATATCCTGGTTTACCTTTTTTTATGCTTTTGTAACAATCATAAGCGGATGGGTTATTGATAAGATAGGCACCAAGCTGGGCCTGGCATTATCGTTGATAACCTGGTCGTCATTCGGTATTTTAAATGCTTTTGTCGGTCGCACCGTAGCGTTGAATATTGCTGTAAGAAGTTTGTTCGGCATAGGCGAGGCAGGTAACTTTCCGGCCTCTATTAAAACCGTTGCCGAGTGGTTCCCCAAAAAAGAAAGAGCTTTGGCTACTGGTATATTCAACAGCGGCTCAAACATCGGGGCTATGGTAGCTTCCTTATTTGTGCCCTGGTGTATGCTTTATTTCGGGCCTGCATTAGGCTGGAAAATGGCTTTCATCTTAACCGGGGCAATCGGGTTTATATGGCTCATCTTCTGGTTTATCCTGTATGATGCTCCATCAAAACATAAATTTCTTACCAAGCAGGAATATGATTACATACATAGCGATGATGTAGTTGTACATGTGGCTCCCTCTGAAGATGTTTCGTTACTTGAAGACAAGGCTAAAGTTTCGTGGTTTAAATTATTACGTTATCCGCAAACCTGGGCCTTTTTTGTAGGCAAGTTCATGACGGATGGTGTTTGGTGGTTCCTGTTGTTCTGGTTACCCGATTATTTGAAAAAACAATTCGGCATGAACACACACGATGTACGCTGGCCTACATTTATAGTATATGGTATTGCCATTTTAGGCAGTGTATACGGTGGCCGTATCCCCATGTTGTTTATGAACCGGGGTATGGAAGCCTATAAGGCGCGTATGCGTTCCATGCTGATCATTGCGGTTTTACCACTGGCATTACTGTCAACCCAATATTTTGGCGATAAAGCAAGATTTGGCGATAATGCATCGCTGCTTGCCATTGCGGTTATCTGTTTAGGTGCCGCTGCTCACCAGGCATGGTCGGCTAATTTGTTCACTACCGTAAGCGACATGTTCCCTAAAATTGCTGTAGGCTCCGTTACAGGTATTGGCGGTGCAGCCGGTGGTTTGGGCGGGGTACTTATCCAGCAACTTGCGGGTAGGTTAACCCAGCATTATATTGAAACACCGCAAACAGCGTATCTGATTATGTTTTGCACCTGCGCGCTGGCCTATGTAATTGCCTGGAGTGTAATGAAGATCCTGGTGCCTAAATTTAGCCCGATAAGCTCGGAAGAATTACTTTAA
- a CDS encoding sugar kinase produces MSKKVVTLGEIMLRLSTPDFKRFVQSDTFDVTYGGGEANVAAALCNYGLNGTFVSKVPANPIGQAAINHLRRYGVDTQYVARGGKRLGIYFLETGASMRASQVVYDRADASISEVDASEFDFDKIFEGADWFHTTGITPALSDKAAALTLAALKAAKEKGITTSIDLNYRKKLWSKEKAREVMTELCKYVDVCIGNEEDADTTLGFKSAGTDVTKGELNLDGYKDVFKQMKEKFGFKYIASTLRESHSASDNGWSALVYDGNEFYHTKEYNVRIVDRVGSGDSFASGFIFGLVTGLPMADAAEFGVAASAIKHTIPGDLNHATLSEVQELVKGDGSGRVQR; encoded by the coding sequence ATGTCTAAAAAAGTCGTAACGCTGGGAGAGATCATGTTAAGATTATCAACTCCTGATTTTAAAAGATTTGTTCAAAGCGACACCTTTGATGTTACTTATGGTGGCGGTGAAGCAAACGTTGCAGCAGCGCTTTGCAACTATGGATTAAACGGAACATTTGTGTCCAAGGTTCCTGCAAATCCTATCGGTCAGGCTGCTATTAACCACTTACGCCGTTACGGTGTAGATACACAGTATGTTGCCCGCGGTGGCAAACGTTTAGGTATTTACTTTTTAGAAACAGGTGCTTCTATGCGTGCCTCGCAGGTGGTTTATGACCGTGCCGATGCTTCTATATCTGAAGTTGATGCCAGCGAGTTTGATTTTGACAAAATTTTTGAAGGTGCTGATTGGTTCCATACAACCGGTATTACCCCGGCCTTGAGCGATAAAGCTGCGGCGCTTACTTTAGCCGCATTAAAAGCCGCTAAAGAAAAAGGTATTACAACCAGCATCGACCTTAACTACCGTAAAAAATTATGGAGCAAAGAAAAAGCCCGCGAAGTAATGACCGAGCTTTGTAAATATGTTGACGTTTGTATTGGTAACGAAGAAGACGCTGATACCACTTTAGGTTTTAAAAGCGCTGGTACTGATGTTACCAAGGGCGAATTGAACCTTGACGGCTATAAAGATGTATTTAAACAAATGAAAGAAAAATTCGGGTTTAAATATATTGCTTCAACCTTACGCGAAAGCCATAGCGCATCTGATAACGGATGGAGCGCCTTAGTGTACGATGGTAACGAATTTTACCACACTAAAGAATACAATGTACGTATTGTTGACCGTGTAGGTAGCGGCGACTCGTTTGCCAGCGGTTTCATTTTCGGTTTAGTTACCGGCTTGCCAATGGCTGATGCCGCCGAGTTTGGTGTTGCTGCCTCGGCTATTAAACACACCATCCCAGGTGACTTGAACCACGCTACTTTAAGCGAAGTTCAGGAGCTGGTTAAGGGTGACGGCTCAGGCCGCGTTCAACGTTAG
- a CDS encoding metallophosphoesterase family protein, with the protein MDIKRRTLLKAAGLAAGMAATGAIPALALAPEENERKNRKPVLTVAHITDVHIRPGDNAPERFKSCLKHIVSQHKPDFFLNGGDSINDASYDNVVRDDVTRQWAIWDDCLQLLNKYEVHSCIGNHDPWWKAPAKTDEMYGKDYVVKRLKIPGCYYSFSKNNWHFIVLDGNNSNISLDAEQYSWLQQELEKLPSHTPVLLMSHYPILGTTQVLVGGGHSDCKKLKDLFYKHKDKVRICLSGHNHLSDHTVYNDVLYCCNGAMSGFWWGKGDTESAGPGYYLETPPGYAILKLYADGTVENEYFPHTF; encoded by the coding sequence ATGGATATCAAACGAAGAACCTTATTAAAGGCCGCGGGTTTAGCCGCGGGTATGGCAGCTACAGGCGCCATACCCGCCCTGGCCTTAGCACCCGAGGAGAACGAACGGAAAAACCGGAAACCTGTACTTACCGTGGCGCATATTACGGATGTACACATCAGGCCTGGCGATAACGCTCCCGAAAGATTTAAAAGTTGTTTGAAGCACATCGTCAGCCAACACAAGCCCGATTTCTTTTTAAACGGCGGCGATTCTATTAACGATGCTTCTTACGATAATGTGGTACGAGATGACGTTACCCGGCAATGGGCCATTTGGGATGATTGCCTGCAATTGTTAAATAAGTACGAGGTACATAGCTGCATTGGCAACCACGACCCCTGGTGGAAAGCTCCCGCAAAAACCGATGAAATGTACGGGAAAGATTATGTAGTAAAACGGCTTAAAATACCGGGCTGTTATTACAGCTTTTCAAAAAACAACTGGCATTTTATTGTCCTTGATGGTAATAACAGCAATATTTCGCTGGATGCTGAACAGTATAGCTGGTTGCAGCAGGAGCTTGAAAAGCTGCCTTCGCACACGCCTGTCCTGTTGATGTCGCACTATCCTATCCTGGGTACCACGCAGGTGCTGGTAGGAGGTGGGCATTCGGATTGTAAGAAACTTAAAGACCTGTTTTATAAACACAAGGATAAAGTAAGGATCTGCTTAAGCGGCCATAACCATTTATCAGATCATACCGTGTACAACGATGTGCTGTACTGCTGTAACGGCGCCATGAGCGGTTTCTGGTGGGGTAAAGGCGATACAGAATCAGCAGGGCCGGGGTATTACTTAGAAACCCCTCCCGGATATGCTATCCTGAAGCTTTACGCGGACGGAACCGTGGAAAACGAATATTTCCCGCATACATTTTAA
- a CDS encoding beta/alpha barrel domain-containing protein, which produces MDKKSTLLKLIPEQGILPLFFNKDAEVSVKLLYALYEAGIKTIEYTNRGEAAFKNFEKLRKVCDTELKDMYLGIGTIKDGETAQKFIDAGADYIISPGLVEDVVPVADKHDILWFPGCMTPSEIIRAEKLGAKVIKLFPGNILGPSFLSGIKELFPNLLFMPTGGVDMTKESISGWFKAGVCAVGMGSKLVSKDVMENQKYAELTAATKEAIEIVKACRS; this is translated from the coding sequence ATGGACAAAAAATCAACTCTTTTAAAATTAATACCGGAGCAAGGTATTTTACCCTTGTTTTTTAACAAGGATGCGGAAGTAAGTGTGAAGCTTTTATATGCGCTTTACGAAGCAGGTATAAAAACTATTGAATACACTAACCGTGGCGAGGCCGCTTTTAAGAATTTTGAAAAATTGCGCAAAGTTTGCGATACAGAGCTTAAAGATATGTACCTGGGCATAGGCACTATTAAAGATGGTGAAACCGCGCAGAAATTTATTGACGCCGGTGCTGATTATATTATTAGCCCCGGATTGGTTGAAGATGTAGTACCTGTGGCTGATAAACATGATATATTATGGTTTCCGGGTTGCATGACGCCATCTGAAATTATCCGTGCCGAAAAGCTGGGCGCTAAGGTAATCAAGCTGTTTCCGGGCAATATCCTGGGCCCCTCGTTTTTATCGGGTATCAAAGAGCTTTTCCCTAACTTATTGTTTATGCCTACAGGTGGGGTGGACATGACAAAAGAAAGTATCTCCGGATGGTTCAAAGCCGGTGTTTGCGCAGTTGGGATGGGAAGTAAACTGGTAAGCAAAGATGTGATGGAAAACCAAAAATATGCTGAATTAACTGCTGCAACTAAAGAGGCCATTGAAATAGTGAAGGCCTGCAGAAGTTAA
- a CDS encoding alkaline phosphatase family protein, with protein MFKTIICFVACLFLSIAGYAQQRQKKVVYIIADGIPADVMERADIPNFNKIIKAGSYSRMHVGGDKGTYNETPTISAVGYNSLLTGTWVNKHNVPDNSITAPNYNYRHIFEIFKNQYPDKKTAIFSSWTDNRTKLLGDGLPATGNFKPDYAFDGYELDTVRFKHDKKSDYMHLIDEEVVKQAANTIQTSAPDLSWIYLEYTDDMGHRYGDSPEFDKAIDLLDKQVGKIWDAINYRQKNFKEDWLIVITTDHGRDEKTGRGHGGQSERQRTTWMVSNYKNLNTYAQYFDLAIVDIMPSIARYLDVKLPESVTQEIDGTPFIGPVSVTALKVNYIQDHLDLSWKALEKQGKAKIWLATTNDFKTGGKDTYHLLAEVDLSQQHYFGDLKNYPSAFYKIIIEAPSNTLNKWVMLKK; from the coding sequence ATGTTTAAAACAATAATTTGCTTCGTAGCCTGTCTGTTTTTATCAATCGCTGGATATGCCCAGCAAAGGCAAAAAAAGGTGGTTTATATAATAGCTGATGGCATCCCGGCCGATGTGATGGAGCGTGCGGATATCCCCAATTTTAACAAAATTATCAAAGCCGGATCATACTCGCGGATGCATGTGGGCGGTGATAAGGGCACCTATAACGAAACGCCAACCATATCGGCAGTAGGTTATAACAGTTTATTAACCGGTACCTGGGTAAATAAACACAACGTGCCCGATAATAGCATCACTGCGCCAAACTACAACTACCGGCATATTTTTGAGATCTTCAAAAACCAGTACCCTGACAAGAAGACGGCTATTTTTTCCAGCTGGACAGATAACCGTACTAAACTATTGGGTGATGGCTTGCCCGCTACCGGTAATTTTAAGCCCGACTACGCTTTTGATGGCTATGAGCTGGATACTGTTCGCTTTAAGCATGATAAAAAATCTGATTATATGCACCTGATTGACGAAGAGGTTGTTAAGCAGGCCGCCAATACCATACAAACCAGCGCGCCGGATCTGTCGTGGATATATTTAGAGTATACAGATGATATGGGGCACCGCTATGGTGATAGCCCCGAATTTGATAAAGCAATTGATCTGCTGGATAAACAGGTGGGTAAGATCTGGGATGCCATCAATTACCGCCAGAAAAACTTTAAGGAGGACTGGCTAATTGTGATCACAACCGATCATGGCCGGGATGAAAAAACCGGCCGGGGCCACGGCGGGCAGTCCGAAAGGCAGCGGACTACCTGGATGGTGAGCAATTACAAAAACCTCAATACCTACGCGCAGTATTTTGACCTGGCCATTGTAGATATTATGCCCTCGATAGCCCGCTACCTGGATGTGAAGCTACCCGAAAGCGTTACACAGGAAATTGATGGTACGCCTTTTATTGGCCCGGTATCGGTAACCGCCCTTAAAGTTAACTATATACAGGATCATCTTGACCTGAGCTGGAAAGCTCTCGAAAAACAAGGCAAAGCCAAAATATGGCTGGCCACCACCAACGATTTTAAAACCGGCGGCAAAGATACTTACCATTTATTAGCAGAGGTTGACCTGAGCCAACAGCATTACTTTGGCGACCTGAAAAATTATCCTTCTGCATTTTATAAAATTATTATTGAAGCGCCAAGCAACACCCTTAATAAATGGGTCATGCTAAAGAAATAG